A window from Thermodesulfobacteriota bacterium encodes these proteins:
- the surE gene encoding 5'/3'-nucleotidase SurE, translated as MPPTILISNDDGINSEGLHRLNEALKPLGEVYIVAPDRDQSAVSHSLSLYRPLRIERISDYVYTVDGTPTDCINLAVNGILKDRKPDLVVSGINKGENLGDDITYSGTVSAAMEGALLGINSIAISLATKVNFNFDPAFHYSQIIARYVLENKLPEDTVLNVNIPNLPVDDIKGVMVTRQGKRVYGEPVVEKVDPRGKKYYWIGGYELGSVEIENSDITAVRDGYVSVTPICLDLTNYGYLEKLRTDLSR; from the coding sequence ATGCCTCCGACCATACTCATATCGAACGACGACGGAATAAATTCGGAAGGGCTCCACAGGCTCAACGAAGCTCTCAAGCCCCTGGGAGAGGTATACATAGTCGCCCCGGACAGGGACCAGAGCGCGGTGAGCCATTCGCTGAGCCTTTACCGTCCGCTCAGGATCGAGCGGATATCGGATTACGTTTATACAGTGGACGGGACCCCGACAGACTGCATAAACCTTGCCGTAAACGGGATCCTCAAAGACAGGAAGCCCGACCTCGTCGTCTCGGGAATAAACAAGGGGGAAAATCTGGGCGACGATATAACGTACTCCGGCACAGTGAGCGCGGCCATGGAAGGGGCGCTCCTGGGAATCAACTCTATCGCTATATCGCTCGCGACGAAGGTCAACTTCAACTTCGATCCGGCTTTCCATTATTCGCAGATCATAGCGAGGTATGTCCTCGAAAACAAGCTCCCCGAGGATACGGTGCTGAATGTTAACATACCCAACCTCCCCGTCGATGATATCAAAGGCGTCATGGTGACGAGACAGGGTAAGCGCGTCTACGGAGAGCCGGTCGTGGAGAAGGTCGATCCCAGAGGGAAGAAATACTACTGGATCGGCGGATACGAGCTCGGCTCGGTAGAGATCGAGAACTCGGACATAACGGCGGTGAGAGACGGCTACGTCTCGGTGACTCCGATATGTCTCGACCTCACTAACTACGGCTATCTGGAAAAGCTGAGAACCGACCTTTCCCGGTAA
- a CDS encoding glycosyl transferase, with protein sequence MGDFYQTESFSTLHRLNKNNVGQLEEQLLEFCETRPIALVLPCLYSELKGKALKQILKQLKEVRYLNEIVITLGRANEREFRHAQEFFSVLPDNYKIIWDDGDRMTAIFNLLKESGLEVGEPGKGRAAWIAYGYVLAGETSEVIVLHDCDILTYSRELLARLCYPLANPNMDYEFCKGYYSRVTDRMYGRVTRLFISPVIRALKKIFGHIPFLVYLDGFRYPLAGEFSMKTDLVRVNRIPADWGLEVGSLAEVFRNVSLKRICQVDLADNYEHKHQQLSPDDEMGGLLKMCADISMSLFRTLSSEGVNFPESTFNTLLVTYLKIAQDTIKMYEDDAAINGLFFDRHSEALAVETFARGIRIASRQFLENPLGSPLIPNWSRVASAIPDILDMLKDSVDKDNAS encoded by the coding sequence ATGGGCGATTTTTATCAGACAGAGTCTTTTTCGACACTCCACAGGCTCAACAAGAACAATGTCGGACAGCTGGAAGAACAGCTGCTCGAGTTCTGCGAGACGCGCCCGATCGCGCTCGTGCTTCCGTGCCTCTACTCGGAGCTCAAGGGGAAAGCCCTCAAACAAATCCTGAAACAGCTGAAAGAAGTCAGGTACCTGAACGAGATCGTGATAACGCTGGGGAGGGCGAACGAGAGGGAATTCAGACACGCTCAGGAGTTCTTCTCGGTGCTCCCGGATAATTACAAGATCATCTGGGACGACGGGGACAGGATGACCGCTATCTTCAATCTGCTTAAAGAGAGCGGACTCGAAGTCGGCGAGCCCGGAAAAGGGCGTGCCGCATGGATAGCTTACGGCTACGTCCTCGCGGGAGAGACGAGCGAAGTCATAGTCCTCCACGACTGCGACATACTCACATACAGCCGAGAGCTTCTGGCGAGACTGTGCTACCCGCTTGCGAACCCGAATATGGATTATGAATTCTGCAAGGGGTATTACTCGAGAGTGACCGACAGGATGTACGGCAGGGTCACGAGGCTCTTCATATCACCCGTGATCAGGGCGCTCAAAAAGATCTTCGGACACATCCCGTTCCTCGTCTATCTCGACGGGTTCAGGTATCCGCTCGCGGGGGAGTTCTCGATGAAGACGGACCTCGTTAGGGTGAACAGGATCCCCGCAGACTGGGGGCTCGAAGTCGGCTCGCTCGCCGAAGTGTTCAGAAACGTTTCGCTCAAGAGGATATGCCAGGTGGACCTCGCGGACAATTACGAGCATAAGCACCAGCAGCTGTCGCCGGATGACGAGATGGGCGGCCTCCTAAAGATGTGCGCCGATATATCCATGTCCCTTTTCAGGACCCTGTCTTCGGAAGGGGTAAATTTCCCGGAGAGCACCTTCAATACGCTCCTGGTCACTTACCTGAAAATAGCCCAGGATACGATAAAGATGTACGAAGACGATGCGGCGATAAACGGTCTCTTTTTCGACAGGCACTCGGAAGCGCTCGCAGTCGAGACATTCGCCCGTGGCATAAGGATAGCAAGCCGGCAATTCCTCGAAAACCCCCTGGGATCGCCCCTGATCCCGAACTGGAGCAGGGTGGCCTCGGCCATCCCGGATATTCTCGATATGTTAAAGGACTCGGTCGATAAGGACAATGCGTCATAA
- a CDS encoding MerR family transcriptional regulator yields the protein MSLPDKIYFRIGEVSEFTGIKPYVLRYWESEFEEITPIRRKSQRLYDREAIHTIVKIKNMLYEQSFTIAGAKKKLKEEANQKRVSTKVNVLLHEVLGELKSIKQNLG from the coding sequence AGTCTTCCGGACAAGATATATTTCCGGATCGGGGAAGTAAGCGAGTTCACCGGTATAAAGCCCTATGTGCTCAGGTACTGGGAAAGCGAGTTCGAGGAAATAACCCCGATCAGGAGAAAGTCTCAGAGACTTTACGACCGTGAAGCCATACACACGATAGTAAAGATTAAAAATATGCTTTATGAGCAAAGTTTTACGATAGCTGGCGCAAAGAAGAAGCTCAAAGAAGAAGCTAATCAGAAACGGGTCAGCACGAAAGTAAACGTTTTGCTGCATGAAGTTTTGGGCGAATTGAAATCCATCAAGCAGAACCTGGGTTAG